A region from the Armatimonadota bacterium genome encodes:
- a CDS encoding aminopeptidase P family protein — protein sequence MTALTQAQEIPPPTEIYYKSDFPAWEFKERREKVIEAIGEDAVALIQGAGPVRGFGMFRQTNEMYYLTGIEVPRLYLLIDGRTGESRMFLPHRDERFERTEGKIISAEDLELVQYINGIDSLHGPEELLKHLKGAKIVYTPFEPGEGAAGSRDELRRSNRLIAEDPWDARVSREQLLQNLLKERIPGVEIRNLSPILDPLRVVKSDMEVDQLRKAGRLSALALIEAIKTTEPGVWEWELDAVAKYMFYVGGAQGLGYRSITASGPNINNGHYYRNNRRLTKDDMMLMDFAPDVGYYTSDIGRMWPVDGTYPAFMRELYGFVVEYHKIVLGVLRPGATVEQLQAEVQEKAIPLFEGWSWSKDIYKAAAKRMVDTGGGAFSHGVGMAVHDIGSYRRMGVLQPGMVFAIDPQLWVPEEDLYIRIEDTIAIRRGGYENLTGLAPTELDDVEALMREDGMLQRLPWKRKVWEISGRNPADGM from the coding sequence ATGACCGCACTGACACAGGCGCAGGAAATTCCCCCGCCCACCGAGATCTATTACAAGAGCGACTTCCCGGCGTGGGAGTTCAAGGAGCGGCGCGAAAAAGTGATCGAGGCGATCGGCGAAGACGCGGTCGCGCTGATCCAGGGCGCGGGGCCGGTGCGCGGGTTCGGAATGTTCCGCCAGACCAACGAGATGTACTACCTCACCGGCATCGAGGTGCCGCGCCTCTATCTGTTGATCGACGGGCGAACGGGCGAGAGCAGGATGTTCCTGCCGCACCGCGACGAACGGTTCGAGCGCACCGAAGGAAAGATCATCAGCGCCGAGGACTTGGAACTAGTCCAATACATCAACGGCATCGACTCGTTGCACGGGCCGGAAGAGCTTCTTAAGCATTTGAAAGGCGCAAAGATCGTGTACACGCCTTTCGAGCCGGGCGAGGGAGCCGCCGGTAGCCGCGACGAGCTGCGCCGCTCGAACAGGCTGATCGCCGAAGACCCTTGGGACGCGAGAGTCAGCCGTGAGCAGCTTTTGCAGAATCTATTGAAAGAGCGCATCCCGGGCGTCGAGATCAGAAACCTCTCTCCGATCCTCGACCCGCTGCGCGTTGTAAAGAGCGACATGGAAGTCGATCAGCTGCGCAAGGCCGGGCGGCTCTCCGCGCTCGCGTTGATCGAGGCGATCAAGACGACCGAGCCGGGCGTCTGGGAGTGGGAGCTGGACGCCGTTGCAAAGTATATGTTTTACGTCGGCGGGGCGCAGGGGCTCGGCTACCGATCGATCACTGCCAGCGGGCCGAACATCAATAACGGCCACTACTACCGCAACAACCGGCGGCTCACGAAAGACGACATGATGCTGATGGACTTCGCGCCGGACGTCGGCTACTACACGAGCGACATCGGGCGCATGTGGCCGGTCGACGGTACCTATCCGGCGTTCATGCGCGAGCTTTACGGCTTCGTGGTCGAGTACCACAAGATCGTGCTTGGTGTACTGCGCCCCGGTGCGACCGTCGAGCAGTTGCAGGCTGAAGTACAAGAGAAAGCCATTCCGCTCTTCGAAGGCTGGAGCTGGAGCAAGGACATCTACAAGGCTGCGGCGAAGCGCATGGTCGACACCGGAGGCGGCGCGTTCTCGCACGGCGTCGGGATGGCGGTGCACGACATCGGCAGCTACCGCCGCATGGGCGTTCTGCAGCCGGGGATGGTGTTCGCAATCGACCCGCAGCTATGGGTGCCGGAAGAGGACCTCTACATCCGGATCGAGGACACGATCGCGATCCGCAGGGGCGGGTACGAGAACCTTACGGGGCTTGCGCCGACAGAGCTGGACGACGTCGAGGCGCTGATGCGTGAGGACGGGATGCTTCAACGGCTCCCTTGGAAGCGCAAGGTTTGGGAGATCAGCGGACGGAATCCGGCAGACGGAATGTGA
- a CDS encoding methylamine utilization protein gives MARRVPLILTAAIAAVPWLVLSLPTDDPADVPTLPDVPYKYADSDVDLPPHFRAFSANPGSYDNIDNTPRNNPTTNAGATLGRVLFYDKRLSASDTVACGSCHLQKHGFSDPRPLSVGFDGKETKRHSLPLVNVRYYENGRMFWDERAPTLEKQVLMPIQSAIEMGMTLDGLVAKLSSAEFYGPLFKDAFGTEKVTSDRIARAIAQFVRSLVSYESKFDRALAAPSTGDVLTEQEQRGHKLFTGTPRPGSLERFIRTGPELGLATCANCHITEIQTGDGLRNNGLDPDLSLDPGTNGFFKAPSLRNVAVRTAFMHDGRFSTLREVVEHYSTGIKAHPRLILLRGRGGRPLRPDLSDEDIEALVAFMLTLTDEKFLTDPKFSNPFAK, from the coding sequence ATGGCCCGAAGGGTTCCCTTGATCCTGACTGCCGCGATCGCGGCTGTGCCTTGGCTGGTGCTCTCGCTACCCACTGACGATCCGGCTGACGTGCCGACCTTGCCCGACGTGCCGTACAAGTACGCAGATTCAGACGTCGATCTCCCTCCTCACTTTCGGGCGTTTTCGGCGAACCCCGGCAGTTACGACAACATCGACAACACGCCAAGGAACAACCCGACGACAAACGCGGGGGCCACGCTTGGGCGCGTGCTGTTCTATGACAAGCGACTGTCGGCCAGCGACACGGTCGCGTGCGGATCGTGCCATTTGCAGAAGCACGGGTTCAGCGACCCGAGGCCGTTGAGCGTCGGCTTTGACGGCAAAGAGACCAAGCGGCATTCGCTCCCGCTGGTCAACGTGCGGTATTACGAGAACGGCCGGATGTTCTGGGACGAGCGTGCGCCGACGCTTGAGAAGCAGGTGCTGATGCCGATCCAGAGTGCGATCGAAATGGGGATGACGCTCGACGGCCTGGTCGCGAAACTCTCGTCAGCTGAGTTCTATGGGCCGCTGTTCAAGGACGCGTTCGGAACTGAGAAGGTCACAAGCGACCGGATCGCAAGAGCGATTGCGCAGTTCGTGCGGTCGCTGGTCTCGTACGAGTCGAAGTTCGACCGTGCGCTCGCGGCTCCGTCAACCGGGGACGTGCTGACCGAGCAGGAGCAGCGCGGCCACAAGCTGTTTACAGGAACGCCAAGACCTGGCTCCTTGGAGCGATTCATCCGCACCGGACCGGAACTCGGACTTGCCACGTGCGCGAACTGCCACATCACAGAGATTCAAACTGGCGACGGACTGCGGAACAACGGCCTGGACCCCGACTTGAGTCTCGATCCAGGAACGAACGGCTTTTTCAAAGCGCCTTCGCTGCGCAACGTCGCCGTGCGGACGGCGTTCATGCACGACGGTCGGTTTTCGACCCTTCGCGAAGTCGTCGAGCACTACAGCACCGGCATCAAGGCGCACCCGCGGCTCATCCTCCTTCGTGGCAGGGGCGGCCGTCCTCTGCGGCCAGATTTGAGCGACGAGGATATCGAAGCGCTGGTGGCTTTCATGCTGACGCTGACCGACGAGAAGTTCTTGACCGACCCGAAGTTCTCGAATCCCTTCGCCAAGTAG
- a CDS encoding nitronate monooxygenase, with the protein MTRALPPIIQGGMGVAVSNWQLARAVSLRGQLGVVSATGIDTVLTRRLQDGDEGGHMRRAFDAFPFPEIAERVWNLYHRKGGKPSGKAYKSKPLPMLRPSRAFLDLAVIANFAEVYLAKEGHDGLIGLNRLEKIQLPTLASLYGAMLAGVDYVLMGAGIPRHIPAVLASLASLAPSTLPIDVFGVAPGQTVSAHFSPLEFAGPPPNPLTTPKFLAIIASTTLALTLARKCRPPVDGFVVEGPLAGGHNAGPRGPLTLDESGQPIYGPKDKPDLQKIGALGLPFWLAGSHGVRGKLESAQAQGAVGIQVGTAFAFCNESGLKPELKKELRNQIAEGTLTVFTDPRLSPTGYPFKTLQVAGSVSEPDVVARRKRICDLGYLRELYMTPKGTVGYRCSGEPVEDYVRKGGDIANTVGRTCVCNSLMATVGFAQVRKGEVEPCLVTAGDDLSPVADLLRQNGGAYSADDVIDMLLS; encoded by the coding sequence ATGACCCGTGCCTTACCACCCATCATTCAGGGCGGAATGGGTGTCGCCGTCTCTAACTGGCAGCTCGCCCGGGCCGTCTCCCTTCGCGGTCAACTGGGTGTCGTTTCAGCCACCGGGATCGACACAGTCTTGACTAGGCGGCTACAGGACGGGGACGAAGGCGGACACATGCGGCGCGCGTTCGACGCCTTCCCCTTCCCGGAGATCGCCGAGCGGGTTTGGAACCTGTACCACCGCAAGGGCGGAAAGCCGAGCGGGAAGGCGTATAAGTCGAAGCCTCTCCCCATGCTGCGGCCCTCGCGCGCATTCCTCGATCTGGCCGTTATAGCTAACTTTGCAGAGGTTTACTTGGCCAAAGAAGGGCACGACGGGCTCATCGGCCTTAACCGGCTCGAGAAGATCCAGCTGCCTACGTTAGCCTCCCTCTACGGAGCGATGCTGGCCGGGGTTGACTATGTTCTGATGGGCGCGGGAATTCCCCGCCACATCCCAGCTGTCCTGGCATCCCTTGCCTCGCTGGCCCCGAGCACCCTCCCGATCGATGTATTTGGTGTGGCGCCTGGTCAGACCGTGTCCGCCCACTTCTCCCCGCTCGAGTTCGCAGGGCCTCCGCCGAATCCACTGACGACACCGAAGTTCCTTGCGATCATCGCTTCAACGACACTCGCCCTCACGCTCGCCAGGAAGTGCCGACCTCCGGTTGATGGATTCGTGGTCGAAGGGCCGTTGGCTGGCGGCCACAACGCCGGTCCGCGCGGCCCGCTGACGCTGGACGAGAGCGGCCAGCCGATCTACGGCCCGAAGGACAAGCCCGACCTACAGAAGATCGGTGCGCTCGGCCTCCCCTTTTGGCTGGCAGGATCGCACGGCGTCCGGGGCAAGCTCGAGAGCGCACAGGCGCAAGGAGCGGTCGGAATCCAGGTAGGCACCGCGTTCGCCTTCTGCAACGAGTCCGGCCTCAAGCCCGAACTCAAGAAAGAGCTTCGGAACCAGATTGCCGAAGGCACGCTGACTGTGTTCACCGACCCCCGGCTCTCGCCCACCGGATACCCGTTCAAGACGCTGCAGGTGGCGGGATCGGTCTCAGAACCAGACGTCGTTGCCCGGAGAAAGAGGATCTGCGACCTCGGCTACTTGCGCGAACTGTATATGACTCCGAAGGGCACGGTCGGCTACCGTTGCTCAGGCGAACCGGTCGAGGACTACGTTCGCAAGGGCGGCGATATTGCGAACACCGTCGGCCGGACATGCGTCTGCAACAGCTTGATGGCGACGGTAGGTTTTGCACAAGTGAGAAAAGGCGAGGTCGAGCCCTGCCTGGTCACCGCAGGCGACGACTTGAGCCCGGTCGCGGACCTCCTCCGTCAAAATGGCGGCGCTTACTCAGCTGACGATGTGATCGACATGCTGCTGTCCTAA
- a CDS encoding NAD(P)H-dependent oxidoreductase: MTDKPKLQITAILGTSRPGSYTAMVLALAVDELRSNPKIEVTLIDPANMNLSFPGIEGDTSDAEALQSAVKGATGIIMATPEYHGSLAAMMKLIIENLGFPSVLAGKPVALLGAAAGRIGAIKSLEQLRGVCSHVGAIVLPGPVSIAGVQSVFDEDGTCLDESVEGFIRGSARSLIDYIEGSVCPRFALERMVREKAASA; this comes from the coding sequence ATGACTGACAAGCCGAAACTACAAATCACTGCGATCTTAGGTACCAGCAGACCGGGGTCTTACACAGCCATGGTGCTTGCTCTGGCCGTGGACGAACTCAGAAGCAACCCGAAGATCGAAGTGACGCTGATCGACCCCGCCAACATGAATCTCTCCTTCCCAGGAATTGAAGGCGATACGTCGGACGCTGAGGCTCTTCAGTCAGCGGTGAAAGGCGCAACGGGGATCATCATGGCAACGCCTGAGTACCACGGATCGCTTGCCGCGATGATGAAGCTCATCATCGAAAACCTCGGGTTCCCTTCCGTGCTAGCCGGAAAGCCTGTGGCGCTTCTCGGTGCGGCGGCCGGACGAATCGGCGCGATCAAATCGCTCGAACAGCTGCGGGGGGTCTGTTCACACGTGGGCGCAATCGTCTTGCCAGGACCTGTGTCGATCGCCGGCGTACAGTCCGTGTTCGACGAAGACGGAACGTGCCTGGACGAAAGCGTCGAGGGGTTCATTCGTGGGTCGGCGCGCAGCCTCATCGACTACATCGAAGGCAGCGTCTGTCCGAGGTTCGCTCTCGAACGCATGGTGCGTGAGAAGGCGGCGAGCGCCTGA
- a CDS encoding aspartyl protease family protein: protein MLALLLSSVAGWQQLTTAQTLDRVRDAINYEVFAAGAAYSVEGTATFLGRDASYRLSFQPEGAYSERIEGKLSQLRGLDGTHLWETDWSGVPISLTFEEHDLVTLVLALRTHAWLAEDGPLAILGESILDSGDVELAVRPKGGLLEGIVVIDGSTWLPVSARIEYSIASIEMEFGDWRDVAGFKYPFRLGVDHAGIDESVDVVALRRVNPLGQNFAPPQWSYSDDASFEAEIPANIEVRRAPSGHLLVHPLVNGTDAGWFILDSGSGAMVLDTAVADKLELADMGRILVSGVGGTDSAAIRGKASLSLGPVTIEDLIFVELDLSPIGDLFGIELGGIVGFDLFMRCVVELDVEEQTVRLLEPGEYELASGEWLDLVLARRHPTVTVEYEGDRTGRFRIDTGAVGPVAFHSPAVEQLNLLDGRDVRPVQVTGVGGTSDLRQGKLDWLEFGGYRWENVSAAFSLAKTGPFADPYLVGNLSQTFLEPFVLVTDYPNHRFALVRK from the coding sequence ATGCTTGCGCTCCTACTTTCATCGGTCGCCGGATGGCAGCAGCTAACAACGGCGCAGACGCTCGACAGAGTTCGGGATGCGATCAACTACGAGGTGTTTGCCGCCGGGGCGGCGTACTCAGTCGAAGGTACGGCGACGTTCTTGGGCCGCGATGCCAGCTACCGGCTGTCGTTTCAGCCGGAGGGGGCGTACTCCGAGCGAATCGAAGGGAAGTTGAGCCAGTTGCGCGGGTTGGACGGGACACATCTGTGGGAGACCGACTGGTCCGGCGTTCCGATCTCGCTGACGTTCGAAGAGCACGATCTCGTCACGCTGGTCCTCGCTTTGCGAACCCACGCGTGGCTGGCAGAAGACGGCCCGCTGGCGATCCTGGGAGAGTCGATCCTTGACAGCGGAGACGTCGAGCTCGCCGTCCGACCGAAGGGCGGCCTCCTCGAGGGGATCGTCGTGATCGATGGATCGACCTGGCTGCCGGTGTCGGCCAGGATCGAATACTCGATAGCGAGCATCGAGATGGAGTTCGGCGACTGGCGAGACGTTGCTGGGTTTAAGTATCCGTTCCGGCTGGGCGTCGATCACGCCGGGATCGATGAGTCGGTCGATGTCGTCGCCCTAAGGCGGGTTAATCCGCTTGGCCAGAACTTCGCTCCGCCACAGTGGAGCTACTCCGATGACGCCTCTTTCGAGGCTGAAATCCCGGCGAACATCGAGGTCAGGCGAGCGCCAAGCGGACACCTGCTCGTCCACCCGCTTGTGAACGGAACTGACGCAGGGTGGTTCATCCTGGACAGCGGGTCGGGCGCGATGGTGCTCGATACGGCGGTCGCCGACAAGCTCGAACTGGCAGATATGGGTCGCATTCTCGTCTCCGGCGTCGGCGGCACTGATTCAGCGGCGATCCGCGGGAAGGCCAGCTTATCGCTTGGGCCCGTGACCATCGAGGACCTCATATTCGTCGAACTCGATCTGTCACCGATCGGCGATCTGTTCGGCATCGAGCTCGGCGGGATCGTCGGATTCGATCTGTTCATGAGGTGCGTCGTCGAACTGGACGTTGAGGAGCAGACGGTCCGGCTGTTAGAGCCTGGCGAGTACGAGCTTGCCTCCGGCGAATGGCTCGATCTCGTGCTGGCCCGGCGCCACCCGACGGTCACAGTCGAGTACGAAGGCGATCGCACTGGCCGGTTTCGCATCGATACCGGCGCGGTCGGACCCGTGGCGTTCCACTCTCCCGCCGTCGAACAGCTGAATCTCTTAGATGGCAGAGACGTCCGGCCCGTACAGGTAACAGGCGTCGGCGGAACCAGCGACCTGCGCCAGGGGAAGCTCGACTGGCTGGAGTTCGGCGGCTACCGCTGGGAAAACGTCAGCGCCGCGTTCAGCTTGGCGAAGACGGGACCGTTCGCAGACCCGTATCTCGTCGGCAACCTTAGCCAGACGTTCTTAGAGCCGTTCGTGCTGGTCACCGACTACCCGAACCACCGATTCGCGCTTGTTCGGAAGTGA
- a CDS encoding alginate export family protein, which yields MLFFVPLQHADFQFTPILEIRSRYEQRNDLSFDNSLSQDRTMWVNRGRAGFDLKTDENTTFRVLYQYSNVNIDDTGSAGGIVSINPFYNFSVGTTFRAETRQDLVEGYLQHTDGDATLTVGRQMLSMYPGKLLGDNDWGEVARSWNAARLQTGDWDFFVGQLALDRANNGGVRLGMVSHNWGYGGQTSVIYKSDPAFGDSIYTLDHLYWRQMNNLGIGVEAAYQWGRDGGRDLEAWAGTIYAQLESSNSMTFWGEYDIATGGSAAGAKSHTFDDLYPSDHGHYGLMDLMGWRNMNTFGIGLDWSASNDVEVSLGYYNFTKYDSSDGWYSGRNTIGPYGIPGGGASASDDLGSEVDISLNWQLRSDTKLGLGIAFFDPGTAMTQMGAGSDNQTWFFAQLSWKR from the coding sequence ATGCTATTTTTTGTACCGCTCCAGCATGCAGATTTCCAGTTCACACCGATTCTGGAGATTCGCTCGCGCTATGAACAGCGCAACGATCTGAGTTTCGACAACTCTCTCTCTCAAGACCGCACGATGTGGGTGAATCGTGGTCGAGCCGGCTTCGATCTGAAGACTGACGAGAACACGACGTTCCGCGTCCTCTACCAGTATAGCAACGTCAATATAGACGATACGGGGTCTGCCGGAGGCATCGTGAGCATCAATCCCTTCTACAATTTCTCCGTAGGAACGACTTTCCGCGCCGAAACGCGCCAGGACTTAGTGGAGGGCTATCTTCAGCATACGGATGGCGACGCCACGCTAACGGTCGGTCGACAGATGCTGAGCATGTACCCGGGCAAGCTGCTCGGCGACAACGACTGGGGTGAAGTAGCCAGATCGTGGAACGCTGCACGCCTTCAGACAGGTGATTGGGACTTCTTTGTCGGGCAGCTGGCTCTCGATCGCGCCAACAACGGCGGCGTGCGGCTCGGAATGGTCAGCCACAACTGGGGGTACGGCGGTCAAACGTCGGTCATCTACAAGAGCGACCCGGCGTTTGGCGACAGCATCTACACCCTCGATCACCTCTATTGGCGCCAGATGAACAACTTGGGAATCGGCGTTGAAGCTGCCTACCAGTGGGGTCGGGACGGTGGTCGGGACCTGGAGGCCTGGGCGGGCACGATCTACGCTCAATTGGAGTCATCGAACTCAATGACGTTCTGGGGCGAGTACGACATCGCCACCGGCGGTAGCGCGGCCGGGGCGAAGAGCCACACGTTCGACGACCTGTATCCTTCGGACCACGGCCACTACGGCTTGATGGATCTGATGGGCTGGCGCAACATGAACACGTTCGGCATTGGGCTTGACTGGTCGGCGAGCAACGACGTCGAGGTATCGCTCGGCTACTACAACTTCACGAAGTACGACTCCTCAGACGGCTGGTATTCGGGACGAAACACGATTGGACCTTACGGCATTCCGGGAGGTGGCGCCAGCGCCAGCGACGACCTGGGTAGCGAGGTCGACATCTCCCTCAACTGGCAGTTGCGCAGCGACACGAAGTTGGGACTCGGCATCGCTTTCTTCGATCCGGGCACGGCGATGACGCAGATGGGCGCTGGCTCCGACAACCAGACTTGGTTCTTCGCTCAGCTCTCTTGGAAGAGATAG
- a CDS encoding AMIN domain-containing protein yields MKPIIVGLAVALASFAIADKSVLKTVTTKNIGQGVEIAIKGVSLKNPKVLSLNNGTSYVVQFNAHLAGKAGRIKVKHAGVDYVQYVWYRSDPPTVRVHVKHDKSFAPELVEVDGDYFIRFNVSTRPKAPSVIDSDEMKKAIALLNASEFDGTVVFERPKSELAKVIESVRPGLPLAQQAVETSAGLAANGSARPSAALEPTPTAPAGAVNFGFVSDNITLNFSDTDVVLILQGLASEANVNIATAPNISPSESPLKLTISLTNVPLEDALRIVSSLAGLRYGRVGNTYIVTPSADFNPTMTRITGADKNYTTRVVSLVSGEAEQIRDATIKAIPQDGEGGFYEIMVPSDSVEAVGALATPPEGAGSAGGALTGGAAAPGIAGPPARQRSFYLILVGEPDRLDEVEYYVESLDSRIVRSFSLDRAANIGTIVVPILSGETERIKTMLLRLLASNPRQDEYSIDESSISELSEAEAPTKVILMAGPRDELVTLERFAIALDDDLCDAAGIDNNRDPEARMKVYAVVELMYIEPLVAEFDLKNRIRGLHVTVMPDAVSPGIRGEDQTEKQSTPGGAQDTGAAVETDTLDRQIGLEPMRLILRGTPAQIQEAREYLALIDIAPRQVALELRVMELTREDALKVGLDWSLISGGRLSFLRVNQGLGATSNSPGTISATVTEGSSSGDVLAVLDKMANSRNLIARPNALVSDGRSAHLFVGDTVRYIKAIITNQTTTTIETGEIEVGVTFDIGVRIGAGGNIAMTLDQNFSILNGFTPVPGGGQMPQTSDRKASMFVNMRSGETIALGGLIQDTDRKKVSGIPGLMDLPFIGWLFRRTDNTRVRTEIVFFLTAVEVTADDRANAASPRNSLNKTPDPQGDYFGNGGGGKGDK; encoded by the coding sequence ATGAAACCGATTATTGTCGGGCTTGCCGTTGCGCTGGCGTCTTTCGCCATCGCAGATAAGTCCGTTCTAAAAACAGTCACAACGAAGAACATCGGCCAAGGTGTGGAGATCGCCATCAAGGGCGTCTCCCTCAAGAATCCAAAGGTGCTCTCGTTGAACAATGGCACTTCGTACGTCGTGCAGTTCAATGCACATCTCGCTGGCAAGGCGGGCCGAATCAAGGTCAAGCACGCTGGCGTCGACTACGTGCAGTACGTTTGGTACCGCTCCGACCCACCGACGGTTCGAGTGCACGTCAAGCACGACAAGAGTTTCGCGCCGGAGCTCGTTGAGGTGGATGGCGACTACTTCATCCGATTCAACGTATCGACCCGACCGAAGGCTCCGTCAGTTATCGATTCGGACGAGATGAAGAAGGCAATCGCCCTTCTGAATGCCTCGGAATTCGACGGGACGGTCGTCTTCGAGCGCCCGAAATCCGAGCTCGCGAAAGTGATCGAGAGCGTTCGGCCCGGTTTGCCGCTTGCACAGCAGGCAGTTGAGACAAGCGCTGGCTTGGCCGCAAACGGATCTGCGAGGCCTTCGGCGGCGCTTGAGCCGACACCGACCGCACCGGCAGGCGCCGTAAACTTCGGTTTCGTCTCAGATAATATAACGTTGAATTTTAGTGACACGGACGTCGTGCTCATCCTACAGGGATTGGCCAGCGAGGCTAACGTAAACATCGCTACCGCGCCCAATATCAGTCCTTCCGAATCCCCGCTAAAACTCACCATCAGTCTGACGAACGTTCCCTTGGAGGATGCCTTGCGGATCGTGTCGTCACTGGCCGGTCTGCGATACGGCCGAGTAGGCAACACCTACATCGTGACGCCATCTGCAGACTTCAACCCCACGATGACGAGAATCACCGGCGCAGACAAGAACTATACGACGCGAGTCGTCAGTCTGGTCAGCGGCGAGGCGGAGCAGATCCGCGATGCCACAATCAAGGCGATCCCGCAGGATGGAGAAGGCGGATTCTACGAGATCATGGTCCCGTCGGACTCTGTCGAGGCAGTTGGTGCGCTCGCTACCCCGCCGGAAGGCGCTGGCAGCGCTGGCGGGGCGTTGACTGGCGGCGCAGCCGCTCCAGGAATTGCCGGGCCTCCGGCCAGGCAGCGATCGTTCTATCTGATTCTCGTCGGCGAGCCGGATCGGCTGGACGAGGTCGAGTACTACGTCGAGAGCCTCGACTCCAGGATCGTGCGGTCGTTCTCGCTCGATAGAGCCGCGAACATCGGCACGATCGTCGTTCCGATCCTCAGCGGTGAGACCGAGAGGATCAAGACGATGCTCCTTCGCTTGCTCGCTTCGAACCCACGACAGGACGAGTACTCGATCGACGAATCCAGCATCTCTGAACTGAGCGAAGCTGAAGCTCCTACGAAAGTCATTCTGATGGCCGGCCCAAGGGACGAACTCGTAACGCTCGAGAGGTTCGCCATCGCTTTGGACGACGATCTTTGCGACGCCGCTGGCATCGACAACAACCGCGATCCGGAGGCACGGATGAAGGTATATGCGGTCGTCGAGCTCATGTACATCGAGCCATTGGTCGCAGAGTTCGACTTGAAGAACCGCATTCGCGGGCTCCACGTCACGGTCATGCCTGACGCCGTTTCGCCGGGAATAAGAGGCGAGGACCAGACTGAGAAGCAGTCGACACCAGGCGGGGCGCAAGATACCGGTGCGGCCGTAGAAACCGACACTCTCGATCGGCAGATTGGCCTCGAGCCGATGCGGCTCATCCTGCGCGGCACACCTGCCCAGATTCAAGAGGCGAGGGAGTACCTTGCGCTCATCGATATCGCCCCGCGCCAGGTCGCGCTCGAGCTCCGCGTGATGGAACTCACGAGGGAAGACGCCTTGAAGGTCGGCCTCGACTGGAGCCTCATTTCCGGCGGACGGCTCTCCTTTCTCAGAGTCAACCAGGGCCTTGGCGCAACCTCGAATTCACCTGGTACGATCAGCGCTACCGTTACTGAAGGATCGTCGTCAGGTGACGTGCTCGCGGTACTCGACAAGATGGCCAACAGCCGCAATCTGATTGCGCGCCCTAACGCGCTTGTGTCGGATGGCCGCAGCGCCCACCTGTTCGTAGGCGACACGGTTCGGTACATCAAGGCGATCATCACGAACCAAACTACTACGACGATCGAGACCGGCGAGATCGAAGTCGGCGTGACGTTTGATATCGGTGTTCGCATCGGCGCCGGCGGAAATATCGCTATGACCTTGGATCAGAACTTCAGCATACTGAACGGCTTCACGCCTGTTCCAGGCGGAGGTCAGATGCCACAAACGAGCGACCGCAAGGCCAGCATGTTCGTGAATATGCGTAGCGGCGAGACGATCGCGCTCGGTGGCCTGATTCAGGACACGGACCGGAAGAAGGTCTCGGGGATTCCCGGACTCATGGACCTTCCATTCATAGGCTGGTTGTTCCGCCGAACCGACAACACCCGCGTACGGACGGAGATCGTCTTCTTCCTCACCGCAGTTGAGGTTACGGCAGACGATCGAGCCAACGCGGCTTCGCCAAGGAACTCGCTGAACAAGACCCCTGATCCTCAGGGCGACTACTTCGGCAACGGCGGCGGTGGAAAAGGAGACAAGTAG
- the pilO gene encoding type 4a pilus biogenesis protein PilO produces MKRTVNPKILTIIAGFTLVLGAGVVYWQFSSMLVAKARITMLQRETPTEAELMSSLADTQDRLADFKLKLAHLESSVPDVAYVPTLMKELEEVGIRSGIKVIGVRPVPESIFGDDKGKKDSPYNEIEIDVTGRGDYAAIQKFLADLLEFPKVLAVKKLNISPKRELGDTANPELEATITISAFVFPFEAAQVPDEIEEADEDGAIASNEGGTNGDRS; encoded by the coding sequence ATGAAAAGGACAGTAAATCCAAAGATTCTCACGATTATCGCCGGGTTCACGCTGGTACTCGGAGCGGGCGTTGTGTATTGGCAGTTCTCCTCGATGTTGGTAGCGAAGGCGCGCATCACGATGCTGCAACGAGAAACGCCGACAGAGGCGGAATTGATGAGCAGTCTTGCCGATACGCAAGATCGGCTCGCAGATTTTAAGCTGAAGCTAGCACACTTGGAGTCGAGCGTTCCGGATGTGGCGTACGTCCCGACCTTGATGAAGGAGTTGGAGGAAGTTGGAATTCGCAGCGGAATTAAGGTGATCGGTGTGCGACCGGTTCCGGAGTCGATCTTCGGCGACGACAAGGGCAAGAAGGACTCCCCGTACAACGAGATCGAGATTGACGTGACCGGTCGAGGCGACTACGCCGCAATTCAGAAGTTCTTGGCTGATCTGCTGGAGTTTCCGAAAGTGCTCGCGGTGAAGAAGCTCAATATCTCGCCGAAGCGCGAACTGGGAGACACTGCAAACCCGGAGCTGGAAGCGACAATAACCATTTCCGCGTTCGTTTTCCCGTTCGAGGCTGCGCAAGTGCCAGACGAGATTGAAGAGGCGGACGAAGACGGCGCGATCGCGTCGAACGAGGGCGGAACTAACGGAGATCGCTCATGA